The proteins below are encoded in one region of Rubripirellula reticaptiva:
- a CDS encoding deoxyribodipyrimidine photo-lyase, with product MASSIIQDDRIKRLNDKDCVEGAYTLYWMQQAQRSECNHALEFAVQRANENKSGLLVAFGLTEDYPDANHRHYRFMLEGLANVANALNRRSIAFVVRNGKVPDLVSDLARDACELICDRGYLRHQVEWREIIANEAPCAVWQVESDVIVPVEIASDKREYAARTIRTQINETAKGFFTDLSTTSLEKDSTRLSVNGLDLTKIDDVLLQLSVDDSVRPVDDFKGGTSQAKAKLKTFLSRSLGSYDDPISVLDPAVSFLSPYLHFGQISPLAIAIEVQQKMGVSTDAKDAFLEELLVRRELAINFVHYEKEYDSLKCLPSWAADTLDKHESDKRNHHYSATELENAETHDPAWNAAMIEMKHRGYLHNHLRMYWGKKIIQWTNTTAHAYRTALDLNNKYFLDGRDANSYANVAWLFGLHDRAHQERPIFGKVRYMSADGLRRKIDVDTYVSQIENEFESL from the coding sequence GTGGCTTCGAGCATAATTCAAGATGACCGCATCAAGCGGCTTAACGATAAAGACTGTGTGGAAGGTGCATACACGTTGTATTGGATGCAGCAGGCACAGCGATCGGAATGCAACCATGCGTTGGAGTTTGCGGTACAGCGAGCAAACGAAAACAAGAGCGGGCTGCTTGTCGCGTTCGGTTTGACGGAGGACTACCCAGACGCGAACCACCGACACTATCGTTTTATGCTAGAAGGTCTGGCAAATGTTGCGAATGCGTTAAACCGTCGTTCGATCGCCTTTGTCGTGCGGAATGGCAAAGTACCCGATCTCGTTTCCGATCTGGCGAGAGACGCATGCGAGTTGATTTGCGATCGCGGCTATTTACGGCATCAAGTCGAGTGGCGAGAAATCATTGCGAATGAAGCACCTTGTGCAGTGTGGCAGGTTGAATCCGATGTCATCGTTCCAGTTGAAATTGCGTCGGATAAACGAGAGTACGCCGCTCGGACAATCCGAACTCAAATTAACGAGACCGCAAAAGGATTTTTCACTGATTTATCGACGACTTCGCTTGAGAAAGATTCGACTAGGCTAAGCGTCAATGGACTCGATCTTACAAAAATTGATGACGTGCTCCTACAGCTATCGGTCGATGACAGCGTGCGGCCGGTCGATGATTTCAAGGGCGGGACGTCACAAGCGAAAGCGAAACTCAAGACATTTCTCAGCCGATCGCTCGGAAGCTACGACGATCCGATTTCGGTCCTCGATCCCGCAGTCTCGTTTCTTAGTCCATACTTGCATTTCGGTCAAATATCGCCGTTGGCAATCGCGATAGAGGTGCAGCAGAAGATGGGCGTTTCGACAGATGCCAAAGATGCTTTTCTAGAAGAACTACTTGTTCGCCGAGAGTTGGCGATCAACTTTGTCCACTACGAAAAGGAGTACGATAGCCTTAAGTGCTTGCCGAGTTGGGCGGCGGACACTCTCGACAAACACGAGAGCGATAAGCGGAATCACCATTACTCGGCGACTGAATTGGAGAACGCCGAGACACATGACCCGGCCTGGAACGCCGCAATGATTGAGATGAAGCATCGAGGCTATTTGCACAACCATTTAAGAATGTATTGGGGCAAGAAGATTATCCAATGGACCAACACGACCGCTCACGCGTACCGAACCGCGTTGGATCTGAATAACAAGTATTTCTTGGATGGACGCGATGCAAACTCCTACGCGAATGTCGCCTGGCTATTTGGTTTGCATGATCGAGCGCATCAGGAAAGGCCGATCTTTGGCAAGGTTCGTTACATGTCGGCAGACGGACTTAGGCGAAAAATTGACGTTGATACCTACGTCTCGCAGATCGAAAACGAGTTCGAATCGTTGTGA
- the ahr gene encoding NADPH-dependent aldehyde reductase Ahr: protein MTIRAYAAFEQGKPLEPFEYEPGELSADEVEIKVEFCGICHSDLSMLDNDWGMTSYPLVPGHEVVGTISQVGSAVSHLGPGQRVGLGWMCRSCLVCDQCMSGNHNRCQEVEAGGATIIGRHGGFADHVRCQASWAIPLPEGVDPKSAGPLFCGGLTVFNPFVKNEIKPTQRVGIVGIGGLGHMAVKFANKWGCEVTAFSTSPEKESEARELGAHRFLNSKDAESLKSATGSLDMVLVTVNAPLDWDAYVNTLRPGGKIHIVGALPSVEVSWFPMLMGEKSLGGSPIGSPQTTRDMLEFAGRHSISPIIEEFPMSKVNDAMEKLRSGSPRYRLVLTNDFD, encoded by the coding sequence ATGACAATCAGAGCCTATGCAGCATTTGAACAAGGCAAACCACTCGAACCGTTCGAGTACGAACCCGGCGAACTGTCTGCCGATGAAGTCGAAATCAAGGTCGAGTTCTGCGGTATTTGTCATAGTGACCTCAGTATGCTCGACAACGATTGGGGAATGACTTCCTATCCGCTTGTACCCGGTCACGAAGTCGTCGGAACGATCTCGCAAGTTGGCTCAGCTGTGTCGCACTTAGGTCCAGGACAAAGAGTTGGACTGGGTTGGATGTGTCGGTCTTGTTTGGTTTGTGACCAGTGCATGAGTGGAAATCACAATCGATGCCAAGAAGTAGAAGCCGGTGGCGCGACGATCATCGGCCGACACGGAGGGTTCGCGGATCATGTTCGATGTCAAGCATCTTGGGCGATTCCGTTGCCAGAGGGAGTCGATCCGAAATCTGCTGGCCCTTTGTTTTGCGGCGGTTTGACCGTGTTCAATCCGTTCGTCAAGAACGAAATCAAGCCGACGCAGCGGGTGGGCATTGTAGGTATCGGCGGTCTCGGTCATATGGCCGTCAAATTCGCAAACAAATGGGGGTGCGAAGTCACGGCGTTTTCGACGAGTCCAGAAAAAGAATCCGAAGCACGTGAGTTGGGTGCTCATCGTTTCCTAAACTCGAAAGACGCCGAATCTCTCAAGTCGGCAACCGGATCGCTCGACATGGTGCTCGTCACCGTCAATGCGCCGCTTGATTGGGACGCTTATGTTAATACTCTGCGGCCGGGTGGAAAGATTCACATCGTTGGCGCTTTGCCGAGTGTCGAGGTGAGTTGGTTTCCAATGCTGATGGGAGAAAAGTCGCTCGGTGGTTCCCCGATCGGCAGTCCGCAGACGACACGTGACATGCTTGAATTTGCGGGGCGTCACAGCATCTCGCCTATAATCGAAGAGTTTCCGATGTCGAAGGTCAATGACGCGATGGAGAAGTTGCGAAGTGGGTCGCCGAGATACCGTTTGGTGCTAACAAACGATTTCGATTGA
- a CDS encoding PAS domain S-box protein, producing MIQPSETADPGSTMKAGRSPDCIIGVGASAGGLTALECLFEQVADDTGAAFVVIQHLSPDYQSHMAELLGRRTKMATVQMAEGATLMPNTVYLMPPGKHVELEGNRLKLLERFDDGELNLPIDRFFSSLARQSGRSIASVVLSGTGSDGSVGIQDVRKAGGLVLCQDEDSAQFNGMPLNAIKTQAVHIVAPVPEIAEALTSYAEGTSLAEVVAHRAPSIERNDLEPIYKRLESCCGVDFGQYKHGTFSRRLSRRMMLSKRDNLASYIDLLDGDLKEVSRLADDLMIGVTRFFRDPDGYQRLCGRCIRPLVASKSEGDELRVWIAGCATGQEAYSIAMQIQDEKQKRNVSFVTKIFATDVHPDAIRYAQQGVYPAESISEIPKHLRDQFTVQHPDGFEIAKSVRESIVFARHDVLQDAPFTNLDLVTCRNMLIYLLEDAQERVLSAFTHALRTRGVLWLGPSETPGNVEEQFATLDKHWRLFQKERESRLPLDLKLRKRPQTNAPLSIRPRSSRSPSPALVMSYDRILEQYAPPGILFDQSLHPLQVFGDVTRYTVRQTGRLTGTVEDMLAEPLRLLLTVLMQRLQSSEKIAESESTVLDGERVELTLKMFNHVNVSETHCLLSFNSVEPPIKKSLLLPSAAEKSEKTSVAEVSSLASKLTVIDGSEASTIEMLREQVRVLELELDYTRENLQATIEEVETTNEELQSSNEELTSSNEELQSTNEELHSVNEELHTTHSESSRRLQMLTELTNDLESVMRESDVGMVLVDREMRIRRVTPAAADVLLIRRKDAQGESLTDYAHALEGIDLIEIAQRVRDTNHAMEVEASDRRSDPVLLRATPYRDRTGVLLTITNLRSVKDTAEKLRKLNSIVADSTDAIIGVELTGRVTSWNRGATKLFGTELDVERNVELEDVLPESAFQSCDALVRELSRKGEVAPKEVAVTIRGKKLTLLIRVTPVLDDYERVSAAAITLYDVTVMRAAEEQLRLRTRAIDAASTGFIIVDALAEDMPIVYANQGFYNLTGFHPDDIVGRNCRFLQGSRTDPDDVQKIRDAISKQRECRLTILNVRRDGTEFYNDLVITPVADEEGRVTHFVGAQNDVTPIVHAKRILETSEKEYRSTFENAAFGIAHISLDGDWLRVNEKLCQIVGYTREELLSKTFQDITHAEDLNKDLVQFTQMKRREIPGYSLEKRYLHRDGHIVWINLTTSLRLDVDGNPDCCISLIEDISARKETEQRLSASRAIISEVIQRSDDPFISFSQDGTIQVANRAAHNLTKQTGDLVGCSYEDLFADELESPLLSALDRVRRSQHGEVTEYYSRHLSRWYDARVFPVEGGAALYMTDVTGRKETETYLETARAAAEEASLAKSKFLTNMSHEIRSPMSAIIGFSDIALRDLREGKAVEEEHLETVIRNGRFLLGIINDILDLSKVEAGKLAVRKSRFGLVPMLADINELMRHRSDTSGIPLTFEFAGPVVERIHSDRSRVEQILVNLIGNAIKFTPKGSVKVVVDTDPSSAEQLRFRIIDTGIGISQRNLSRLFQTFSQVHDDKIVGVEGTGLGLVISKRLAKILGGDITVESFEGKGSCFTLLLPVKSSGNLITPTATDLKPETTSSGKLEQLNCRVLVADDARDVRMVTTRILSRAGAEVAQAQNGAEAVRAVLKAESEERPFACILMDMQMPELDGRAATEQLRSQGFTMPIIALTAGATSEEVENAIAVGCTEFMAKPVESANLVRRVAALTK from the coding sequence ATGATCCAACCCTCCGAAACAGCAGACCCAGGATCGACTATGAAGGCAGGAAGGTCTCCCGATTGCATCATCGGAGTCGGCGCGTCCGCAGGGGGGCTGACCGCGCTGGAATGCTTGTTCGAGCAGGTGGCGGATGACACGGGTGCAGCCTTCGTGGTGATACAGCACCTTTCACCGGACTACCAAAGTCACATGGCCGAGTTATTAGGACGTCGGACCAAAATGGCTACGGTTCAGATGGCCGAAGGCGCGACGCTGATGCCGAACACCGTCTACTTAATGCCACCCGGTAAGCATGTAGAGCTAGAGGGTAATCGCTTGAAATTGCTAGAGCGATTCGACGATGGCGAATTGAACCTCCCCATCGATCGGTTCTTCAGTTCGCTCGCCCGGCAGTCCGGTCGGTCAATCGCGTCCGTAGTGTTGTCGGGGACAGGCAGTGATGGTAGCGTCGGGATTCAGGACGTTCGAAAGGCAGGTGGTTTGGTGCTCTGTCAAGATGAGGACTCTGCACAGTTCAACGGCATGCCACTGAACGCCATCAAGACTCAAGCTGTCCACATCGTCGCACCAGTTCCAGAAATAGCGGAGGCGTTGACATCTTACGCGGAGGGAACATCACTCGCCGAAGTGGTTGCGCACCGGGCCCCTTCGATCGAACGCAATGATCTCGAGCCGATCTACAAACGACTGGAGAGTTGTTGTGGCGTCGACTTCGGACAATACAAACATGGGACTTTTTCCCGGCGTTTGTCGCGACGAATGATGTTAAGCAAGAGAGACAATCTCGCCAGCTACATTGACTTGCTTGACGGTGATCTCAAGGAGGTTTCGCGGTTAGCCGATGATCTGATGATTGGTGTGACCCGTTTTTTTCGTGATCCAGACGGTTATCAAAGATTGTGTGGTCGTTGCATCCGCCCCTTGGTTGCATCGAAGAGTGAAGGCGACGAACTGAGAGTTTGGATCGCCGGTTGCGCGACCGGTCAGGAGGCGTACAGCATCGCGATGCAAATCCAGGACGAAAAGCAGAAACGCAACGTTAGCTTCGTCACAAAGATCTTCGCAACTGACGTGCACCCCGACGCGATTCGATATGCACAGCAGGGTGTCTATCCGGCGGAATCGATTAGCGAGATACCGAAACACCTCCGCGACCAATTCACCGTACAGCATCCTGACGGGTTCGAGATCGCCAAGAGCGTTCGTGAGTCGATCGTCTTTGCACGTCACGATGTGCTGCAGGACGCTCCGTTCACCAACCTGGACTTGGTCACCTGTCGCAATATGTTGATTTACCTGCTGGAGGACGCCCAAGAACGCGTTCTCTCTGCATTCACGCACGCCCTGCGGACACGGGGAGTTTTGTGGCTGGGTCCGAGCGAAACACCCGGCAATGTGGAAGAACAGTTTGCGACACTCGACAAACACTGGCGTCTGTTTCAAAAGGAACGCGAATCACGACTGCCACTGGACCTAAAGCTTCGCAAGCGGCCCCAGACCAACGCGCCTCTTTCGATTCGCCCCCGGTCATCGCGGTCACCGTCTCCCGCTCTCGTGATGTCTTACGACCGAATTCTGGAACAGTACGCGCCACCCGGAATCTTGTTCGATCAATCGTTGCATCCGTTGCAAGTCTTCGGCGACGTTACACGATACACCGTCCGCCAGACAGGACGGTTGACCGGAACCGTCGAAGACATGTTAGCCGAACCGCTGAGGTTGTTATTAACGGTTCTCATGCAACGACTGCAATCGAGCGAGAAGATTGCGGAAAGTGAGTCGACTGTTTTGGACGGTGAGCGAGTTGAGCTAACGCTCAAAATGTTCAATCACGTGAATGTCTCCGAAACCCATTGCTTGCTTAGTTTTAACTCAGTCGAGCCACCAATTAAGAAATCGTTGCTTTTGCCATCGGCGGCCGAGAAGTCGGAGAAAACGTCGGTTGCCGAGGTTTCGTCTTTAGCATCGAAGCTAACTGTCATCGATGGCAGCGAAGCGTCAACGATCGAGATGCTGCGAGAGCAGGTTCGAGTTCTCGAGCTGGAATTGGACTACACGCGTGAGAATCTGCAGGCCACCATTGAAGAAGTCGAAACGACCAACGAAGAGTTGCAGTCAAGCAACGAAGAGCTGACTAGCAGTAACGAAGAACTGCAAAGCACGAACGAAGAACTGCACAGCGTCAATGAAGAACTTCACACGACGCACTCGGAAAGCTCACGTCGTCTACAAATGCTGACTGAACTGACGAATGATTTAGAAAGCGTGATGCGTGAAAGCGACGTCGGAATGGTTCTTGTCGATCGGGAGATGCGCATTCGACGGGTTACTCCTGCCGCGGCAGACGTGCTGTTGATCCGCCGTAAGGATGCACAAGGGGAATCGCTAACGGATTACGCGCACGCCCTCGAAGGCATCGATCTGATCGAGATCGCTCAGCGCGTCCGCGATACCAATCACGCGATGGAGGTGGAGGCTTCCGATCGCAGAAGTGACCCAGTGTTGTTGCGAGCGACTCCGTATCGTGACCGCACTGGCGTGTTGCTAACCATCACAAACCTTAGGTCGGTCAAAGATACAGCCGAGAAGCTGCGCAAACTGAACTCGATCGTAGCCGACAGTACGGACGCGATCATTGGTGTCGAGTTGACCGGTCGCGTGACAAGTTGGAATCGAGGTGCAACCAAGCTGTTCGGGACCGAATTGGACGTCGAGAGGAATGTCGAGCTTGAGGATGTACTACCTGAGTCGGCATTCCAGTCCTGCGATGCGTTAGTTCGCGAACTCTCTCGCAAGGGAGAAGTTGCTCCGAAAGAAGTTGCCGTAACGATACGCGGAAAGAAGCTCACCTTGCTGATACGCGTCACGCCAGTACTGGATGATTACGAACGAGTCTCCGCCGCCGCGATCACGCTCTATGACGTCACAGTGATGCGAGCCGCAGAGGAACAACTACGGTTACGAACGCGAGCGATCGACGCGGCGAGCACGGGATTCATAATTGTTGACGCATTAGCAGAAGACATGCCAATCGTTTACGCAAATCAAGGTTTCTACAACCTGACCGGGTTTCATCCCGACGACATCGTTGGGCGGAACTGCCGTTTCTTGCAAGGTTCACGTACCGATCCAGATGACGTCCAGAAAATTCGCGACGCAATTTCCAAGCAACGAGAATGCCGGCTGACGATTCTGAATGTTCGCCGCGATGGGACAGAGTTCTACAACGATTTGGTCATCACACCCGTCGCCGACGAAGAAGGCCGAGTGACGCACTTCGTAGGAGCTCAAAACGATGTGACGCCAATCGTTCATGCGAAACGAATTTTGGAGACGAGCGAAAAGGAATATCGGAGCACGTTTGAAAACGCTGCATTCGGAATTGCTCACATCAGTCTCGATGGCGACTGGTTGCGAGTGAACGAGAAGCTATGCCAGATTGTCGGGTACACGCGAGAAGAACTGCTTTCGAAAACGTTCCAAGACATCACGCACGCAGAGGACTTGAACAAAGACTTGGTCCAGTTCACTCAAATGAAACGCCGCGAGATTCCTGGTTATTCGTTGGAAAAACGCTATCTTCATCGAGACGGTCACATCGTCTGGATCAATCTGACAACCTCGTTGCGGTTGGACGTTGATGGGAATCCGGATTGCTGCATTTCGCTGATCGAAGATATTTCGGCACGAAAGGAAACCGAACAGAGATTATCAGCATCACGCGCAATCATTTCGGAAGTGATCCAACGCAGTGATGATCCATTCATCAGTTTCAGCCAAGACGGCACGATTCAAGTGGCCAATCGAGCGGCCCACAATCTTACAAAACAGACCGGCGACTTAGTCGGTTGTTCTTATGAAGACCTGTTCGCGGATGAACTTGAATCCCCGTTGCTGTCGGCGCTCGACCGCGTTCGTCGCTCACAGCATGGGGAAGTGACGGAATACTACTCTCGGCACCTAAGCCGCTGGTATGACGCTCGGGTTTTCCCGGTCGAAGGCGGCGCGGCTCTTTACATGACCGACGTAACTGGACGTAAGGAGACCGAGACATATTTAGAAACAGCCCGTGCGGCGGCAGAGGAAGCCAGTTTGGCCAAGAGCAAATTTTTGACGAACATGAGTCACGAAATTCGTTCTCCGATGTCGGCCATCATTGGTTTCAGTGACATCGCGCTGCGAGACCTACGCGAAGGCAAGGCGGTGGAAGAGGAACATCTCGAAACAGTCATCCGCAACGGCCGATTTCTGCTGGGCATCATTAACGACATTTTGGATCTATCCAAAGTCGAAGCCGGCAAGTTAGCTGTCCGCAAATCACGTTTCGGCTTGGTTCCAATGTTGGCGGACATTAATGAACTGATGAGGCACCGTAGTGATACGAGTGGCATTCCCCTTACATTTGAATTTGCTGGCCCGGTCGTCGAAAGAATTCACAGTGATCGTTCGCGAGTCGAGCAGATATTGGTCAATTTGATTGGCAATGCAATTAAGTTCACGCCCAAGGGCAGCGTGAAGGTCGTCGTGGATACGGATCCATCTTCCGCTGAACAACTTCGCTTTCGCATCATTGATACTGGGATCGGAATCTCCCAACGGAACTTGTCGCGGTTGTTTCAAACGTTTAGCCAAGTCCATGACGACAAAATTGTAGGTGTCGAAGGCACCGGCCTGGGATTGGTTATCAGCAAACGTTTAGCGAAAATACTCGGAGGCGACATCACGGTCGAGAGTTTTGAGGGCAAAGGAAGTTGCTTCACATTGCTGTTGCCAGTGAAGAGTTCGGGGAATTTAATAACTCCCACTGCGACCGACCTGAAACCAGAAACGACCAGCTCCGGAAAACTTGAACAACTCAATTGTCGAGTTCTGGTCGCCGACGACGCTCGCGATGTGCGGATGGTCACCACGCGAATTCTCTCTCGTGCCGGGGCTGAAGTTGCCCAAGCACAAAACGGAGCTGAAGCTGTCAGGGCTGTTTTGAAAGCTGAAAGTGAGGAACGTCCGTTTGCATGTATCCTTATGGATATGCAAATGCCGGAATTGGATGGGCGAGCCGCAACCGAACAACTTCGAAGCCAAGGTTTTACCATGCCGATCATCGCGCTGACAGCCGGAGCGACATCGGAAGAGGTTGAAAACGCAATCGCCGTAGGCTGCACTGAGTTCATGGCTAAACCCGTCGAATCCGCCAACCTAGTGCGCCGTGTGGCGGCACTGACGAAGTAG
- a CDS encoding cysteine peptidase family C39 domain-containing protein, whose protein sequence is MTDITIAIAVMIAISLTLGLLTAKFFYTVKGQWTMLGLAMSVLAMVYFLFYGSGQLILARIVPSSAAIVYTNFAAFFAAMGAGWAWRLPETPMWRRAGLSLLLCGASLAATCWPLLSIAVRPPPNGGDDWENGVARQTSWATCSPAAAATLFHGEGIEISERELIPLCLTDSSGTPTLGLYRGVRLVAKEYGRSVTIVEPSLQRLISDDDWPVLIAVELPFGVEDRRYADQWGWIPGMGHSVVALGRTEDGGFLIGDPSVGLEIWREDDMKLLWHGNGIRVQ, encoded by the coding sequence ATGACGGACATCACGATCGCGATCGCTGTGATGATCGCCATTTCGCTCACCTTGGGTCTCTTAACGGCGAAGTTCTTCTATACCGTCAAGGGCCAATGGACGATGCTAGGATTGGCGATGTCGGTGTTGGCGATGGTCTACTTCCTGTTTTACGGGTCGGGTCAGTTGATCTTGGCGAGAATTGTGCCTTCGTCCGCCGCTATTGTCTACACAAACTTCGCAGCCTTCTTTGCGGCGATGGGTGCTGGGTGGGCGTGGCGACTACCCGAGACGCCGATGTGGCGACGAGCAGGACTGAGCCTACTGCTCTGTGGCGCATCATTGGCAGCAACGTGTTGGCCACTACTCTCGATCGCCGTTCGTCCACCACCGAATGGCGGCGACGATTGGGAGAACGGTGTGGCCAGACAGACGTCTTGGGCGACATGTAGTCCGGCGGCAGCCGCTACTTTGTTCCATGGTGAAGGGATCGAGATTAGTGAACGCGAATTGATTCCACTTTGCCTGACCGATTCGAGCGGAACCCCGACGCTCGGATTGTACCGCGGCGTGAGACTAGTCGCCAAAGAATATGGCCGCTCCGTCACAATCGTAGAACCAAGTTTGCAACGACTGATCTCTGATGATGATTGGCCGGTTCTGATCGCTGTTGAATTACCGTTCGGAGTCGAAGACCGTCGCTATGCCGATCAATGGGGATGGATTCCTGGAATGGGCCATTCGGTTGTCGCTCTTGGACGAACCGAGGATGGCGGATTCCTAATTGGCGATCCATCCGTCGGTCTTGAAATCTGGCGCGAAGACGACATGAAGCTTCTTTGGCATGGGAATGGAATTCGAGTTCAGTGA
- the pdeM gene encoding ligase-associated DNA damage response endonuclease PdeM, with amino-acid sequence MNHILDVTLSGTKLQLHSARAVFWPDRETLFVADTHFGKEATFRRHGIPVPRGSTDGTLRSLSTLISDVNAVRLVVLGDLFHARSSLSRDVCESMDVFFRKHASLNITLVRGNHDAHVGQLPPAWPIDVVEPGIRMGAFTLTHEPSAPTSDSTLVLCGHIHPGINIRIATQSLGRMPCFWMDNRCLVLPAFGQFTGLHCVKPKKDSRVWIVADDEIVEHVV; translated from the coding sequence ATGAATCACATCTTGGACGTGACGCTTAGCGGAACCAAATTGCAACTGCATTCCGCGCGTGCCGTCTTTTGGCCCGATCGCGAAACGCTGTTTGTTGCTGACACGCATTTCGGCAAGGAGGCGACGTTTCGACGACACGGGATTCCCGTTCCGAGAGGCAGCACTGATGGAACGTTGCGATCGCTATCCACCCTCATATCGGACGTAAACGCAGTCCGTTTGGTTGTGCTTGGTGATCTATTTCATGCTCGTTCGTCACTGTCACGCGACGTCTGCGAGTCGATGGATGTCTTTTTCCGGAAGCATGCGTCGCTGAACATCACCCTGGTTCGAGGCAACCACGATGCTCATGTCGGTCAGCTTCCGCCGGCATGGCCGATCGACGTTGTGGAACCGGGGATCAGAATGGGGGCGTTCACGCTAACCCATGAACCTAGTGCGCCAACCAGCGATTCGACGCTGGTGTTGTGCGGTCACATTCACCCTGGAATCAATATCAGGATTGCGACGCAGTCGCTGGGACGAATGCCTTGTTTTTGGATGGACAACCGTTGCCTTGTCTTACCAGCCTTCGGTCAGTTCACCGGATTGCACTGCGTCAAGCCAAAGAAAGACTCTCGCGTTTGGATCGTTGCCGACGACGAGATCGTTGAGCACGTTGTGTAG